From the Anaerobacillus alkaliphilus genome, the window AGAACACTCCGGCGGAAAGCGCGCCTTCCAAATATTCCGCGGTTACCTTTATTATTGCGGTTCGGACTGAGAGTGTCATATCGTTATACGTAGCTTAGGAAGCTCTATACTAAAAGCTTTACTAGGTGAAGATTTAAACCCTAGAGTTACAAGCTTGAAACACTACATGGATTTTTATTTCTCACCCTTTTTTTGATTTAGAGGTATCTATAGGTGAAAGGGGAGTTCAAAAAAATGAAAAATGGACAAATTGAAAAGTTTAGGAAGTTTTCGCAGTTTGAAAATGTGGAGGAGTTTAATGCGCATCTAAATCGATGGCTAGATGAGGTTGGACACGAATTTTCCAAGAGTGAAAGAATCGCGTTAAAGTTCTTGAGCCGCTATGCTGTAAATCGTAGGAGTCGCCAATGTGAAAATAGGTACGGTGTTAAAGACAATTCACTCAGAATACAACGGCAGTGGAATTTCGAGATCGACAATGAAACGAATGTTTGTGAAAGCAAGGCAGGTGGGAATGATCATCACCCATGAACTTGCCCGTGAAAATGGTGGTCAGTCTAGCAATCTCTACGTTTTTATGCGCCGATCTGAACCACCCAAGCCTGAAAAATTTAATCGCCCTAATAAAACTATTTCCTTAAAAACTATAAAAGAAATAGAGAATCGTAATGAACTCGACCACACCTACACCAGTGAAAAAATCCCTCAACCATTTGTAAAATTAGCCAAATGCTTTTTTGATAGCTTTCAAAAGATAGAAGAATACTGGAGAATGACCGAGATTGCCGCCTACAAATACGTCTTTGAGAAGGATCACGACCTATAGTTAGACGTTGCCATTCAGTCATTTAAACAGACGATCCGAAAAATGAAGCTAAGTAATGTGAAAAAGCCGATTGCTTACTATTATTCGGTTGTGATTAGCAAATTTGAGCAAGAATCCCATCGAGATCTTGATGAAATCGTCAGTAGTGACGAGGAAGGAACTCGTTATTTAAGTTCAACAAGCATTTTTAACTAACTAACGTGCCAAACCGGGCAATTTACAGTCCGAAATCAAATTTTACGAGCTAAACTAAGGGGTTTACAGTCCAAAATACATTTTACGTGCCAAACTAAGGGGTTTACAGTCCAAAATACATTTTACGTGCCAAACTAAGGGGTTTACAGTCCAAAATACATTTTACGTGCCAAACTAAGCAGTTTACAGTCCAAAATTGCAATTACGTGCCAAACTGAGGGGTTTAAGTCCAAAATTACATTTTACGTGCCAAACTGAAAGATTTACAGTCCAAAGTCAATCGTTTATGAGCGAAACTCTAAAAGATTTGAATTCAATAATGAACTGTGCTAAAAAAATCGAATATAGCTCATGCCTTTATACAGAAAATCTCTCTGTGCTAGAATTTTCTTCCTTTATTACAACGCATAACTAGCACTAATTAGAATAGAAATAAAAAGTAGTAAAGATGGTTAAAGGAATCAAATATTGGGTAAATATTATAGACTTATTACTCTTCCCAAATCTCGATTGAATTTTTACAATATTAATAATTATCAAATTTTTTTCTTGTTCTAGTGAAAATAGCTTATCTCTAAATTAATTGGATGTTTCCTTATTGAAAAAATGAAAGTTTTTTAAAGGTATAAGAGGCATTAAAATGGGGTTTATTTTTCAATACAAAAAGGAGTTGTAGTTCAATAGAATGAAAATAGAGCTAAAAACCACGATAGAATATGGAAAAATCATCGCATTAAACAGATTAAAGCAGGGTATGACGCAAGATGAGTTAGCCAGAGGAATATGTTCAATTACATATTTAAGTAAACTTGAAAATGGTAAGCTTGATCAACCAAATTTAGAGACGATAGACCTATTGTTAGGAAGATTGAATATTACAATTAGTGCGTTATCCGATCAACAAAAAGTAATAAAAGATAAGATTGGTAGCATTTATGATGCAATTAATGAAAAAAATTTAAAGTTAGCTGACCGAGAGTGGTTGAAGTTAAAAGAAAGCATCACTAATAATGAGGACCCTAGTCTTTACGTTTATTATCTGTTAATTTCTTATCGCTATTTTTTAGGAAAAGATGATTTAGGTAGTGCTAAGAATATACGAAAAGAGATTCTTCTCCTTTCAAAAACCTTAACAAATGCACAGCTATTTTATTTTCATTATTTTAATGGTATATATCACTGTTTAGATCAAAAATTTCTCGATGGTATCGAAAGTTTTCGAGAAGCACTGACACTTCAGGATACACTTCCTTTTGAGGATCATTTTCTGTTATATCATACTGCATTAGCATATAGTAATATCCATAATCCAGCTCTTGCTCTTCAATTCGCTTTAGATGTATTACACATCTTCGAGAAACAGCTTAATTATATGCGTGTAGTAGATTGCCATATTATAATTGGCATTAATTATACGAGGGTGAAACAGTTTGAGAGAGCATTAGAGCATTATCATAATGTCTTAAAAGTAGTAAGCCAATTAAATCAACTTGATCTGATCGCAATGGTTTATCACAACATTGGGTTTTTATACTCGGAAAAAAAGGAGAGTAAACAAGCGATCAATTATTACCTGAAAAGTATTGAGTTAAAAGAAGAAAATACGCCTGTTTATCTAAATACAGTCTACTTTTTAGCCAAAGAGTTAATAAAGGAAAAGGCCTTCGAGCAAGCCAGAAATTGGATAAGTAGAAGTCTGGCACTGGTAAAAAGCCCTTCCAGTTATTCAATTAAGCTAAAAATATTAGAATTTTCGATTTCAAAAAACAGTGACGAACATAAGGTATATCTTGAGGAAGAGGCCATTCCTTATTATAAGGAAAAGAATGACATTAATAACCTTTACAGCTGCTACGAATTATTAGGTGATTTATACTCTCAGGAGTTTAAATATAAAGCTAGTAGTAAGTATTATAAACTAGCATTGACTGTAAAAAATAAAAAGTAGAGGAGTTTTTGGTCATGAACAAATTATTAAAGGGGTTAGGAGTTTTTAGTTTAGTTGGAGCAATCATCTTTCCGAGTGCTGTACTAGCAGAAGAGCATCCAAAATTCAATTCGGAATCAGGGGTTGAAGAAGAGCATCCAAAATTCAACTCAGAGCCAGGTACTGACGAGGAGCATCCGAAATTTAATTCAGAGCCAGGTACTGACGAGGAGCATCCGAAATTCAATTCAGAGCCAGGTACTGACGAGGAACATCCGAAGTTTAACTAATACATAAAAAATCCCTTACAGAATTTCTGTAAGGGATTTTTTGTTCTTAATAAGCTGCACGTAAAGCGTCGACTAGACCATAACCAAAATAAGTAGAACTCCCTAGATTAGTAGCTGTATCTCTTAATCTCTGTCTAATCTGTACGTTTGAAGCCCACGGATACTCGCTCTTCACTAGAGCTGCTACAGCCGCAACATGAGGAGCTGCCATTGATGTACCGTTTAGGCTCGAGTAGGTATTATTTAGGTAAGTACTTTGAACATTAACACCTGGAGCCATTAACTCTAATTGGCTACCGTATGTTGAGAATGATGCTCGTTGATTGCTAGAATTTACAGCACCTACAGCGATAACAGAATTATATCTTGCAGGAAATTGTATCCCATTAGAACCTGTATTTCCAGCTGCAGCAATTAATAAAACACCTCTGTTATATGCGTTATCTGCTGCTTGTTGTAAGGCAGTAGAACCAGAAGATCCGCCAAGGCTCATGTTAACGATATCCATGTTATTATTTACAGCCCACTCGATACCTTTGGCGATACCACTTAGAGAACCACTACCATTTCTATCTAAAACTTTAACAGCGTAAAGATTAACAGATGGTGCAACTCCGATCACTCCATAGCTGTTGTTTAGTGCGGCGATTGTACCAGCTACATGCGTTCCGTGACCATTGTAATCTTGGTAACTCGGCTCAGAGCTGATAAAGCTTGCACCGCCTGAGATTCTTAAATCTGTATGACTAGCAATCCCAGTATCTAGTACTGCAACTCTAACACCAGATCCATAGTTGCCCCAAGAATGTACAGTCGTTGCGCGAATATGAGATACACCCCAAGGAGTAGTTTGTGCAGTTGCTTCTACTGGTGCATCTTCTTCAATATAAGCAATATTTGGGTTCTTAGCTAATGCCTCAGCTGCTTTTTTAGGAAGCGTAACATGTAAAACAGGCATATATTCGTATTCGTGATGTACTTCACCACCAGCTATTGTAACGACATCTGAGTCTGCTTTTTCATGAAAACCAATTAAGTAATCTAGCTTTTCAACACCGTTTCCATTTCCGTTTCCTTTGCCATTACCATTGTTCGCACTTACAGATGCTGTTGAAAACACCATTGTAAATACAAGGATAAAACCTAGAAACATTCCTAACAGTTTTGATTTCATGTTAATGCCTCCTTTTATTTATTTTTATCCAGCTACTAACTGGATCTATAAAAATCGTAACACACTTTGAAGATTAGTTTTATTGGGAAAGTTGATAAAATAGGGGTGTGTAATAGGGTTTAAATAAAAGTTTTTTTTCAATACGTACATCAAAAAAACAGCATCATATTTAAATGATGCTGCGCATGTAAGTGAACTAAATAATCTTTTTAGCGGTTTTATTTAGCTTATGGCTAATTGGCCGTTGTAACTTATTCGTTTCTTGTTTTCTGGTGAATTTAAGTAATGTTAAGTACTCATCCGTTGATAATCCTTGGTCGAGGGCCTTCATAATTATACTGTCCCAATGAGTATCATATGTGTGTTTTGCACCCTCAAAAATAAATGTATCTGCGGAAACACCAAGTACTGGAGAAATTTGATACAAAAATTCAAAACTTGGGTACAGAATATGATTTTCCTCAACCGATCGAAGGCAACTTTCCTCTACTCCTGCAATCTCCGCTAATTCAGTTAGAGATAAGCCTTTGTTGATGCGCATTTCTTTCATTGTATTACCAATCATATATGTCCCACCTTTAGTGTTTATATTCCAAACCTTCTTAAACTTCTATACGTAGCTTCATTCGTTTTTATGGGGGGAAAGATTTTTTCTTTTAGCTCCAAATATATATCTAACTCAATCGTAATATTCTTCAAATAATTTTTATGAGAAAAAAGTACTTCTAAGATAGTTAACGTTTTCGACATCAATTACTATAAGTTTATAAACAATTGGTTTGGGAAAAAATAGAATTATCTCTCTTTAAAGGACGTTTACAAATGAACCATATTCCCATACATAAGTTAATAAACGAAGTAAATAAACTAAGCTATACTGGTATACAATCAAATTCAAAAATGGTTGAAGCAGGAAATGTTTTTGTAGCTATTGATGGAACAGCAGTTGATGGACATCTTTTCATAAAAGATGCCATTAGTAATGGAGCTTGTGCAGTAATTGGGGAAAAACCATTGACAGGAGCTTCTGTGCCTTACTTCCAAGTTGAAAATAGTCGGGAGGCAATCGGTTTATTAGCTGCAAGTATCTATGGAAATCCTTCAAAAAAGCACCAGGTAATTGCTATTACTGGGACAAACGGGAAAACGACAACCTCTCATTTAATCAAACATATTCTAAACTATGTAGGGGAGAGTTGTTCGTTAATTGGTACAGTTGAGTACGAGATTAATGGTCAAAAAATAAAATCGAGCCATACCACTCCTGATGCTCTACAGTTACAAAAATTATTATTTGAAAGTAACGATCGTTATGTGGTTATGGAGGCATCCTCACATGGACTTGATCAACACCGTCTTGCTGGAACAGGAGTAGATTATGCACTCTTTACAAATCTGAGTCATGATCATCTTGATTATCATGGGAATATGACTAATTATTTCCATGCAAAAACTCAACTATTTGGGTTACTAAACGTCCATGGAGAAGCAATTATCGGCAATTATACCTCATGGGGAAAAAAGCTAACAAAGCTATTGAAGCAGCAAAAACATGTCTTTTCAGTTGGGGAAATGGGGTTAGATGACGTTCAATTACTTTCTATTCATGGATTAGAAGTTCTAGTTAAGGACGGTCCTAACCATCTAACGCTCTCGATACCATTACCGGGACTGCATAATATTTGGAACACTTTGCAAGCCTATTTGCTAGCAAAGAGACTTGGTATCCCAGCAGAGGATATCGTTAAGGCTATTCAAACGTTTCCAGGTGTGGCTGGTCGTTTTGAACAATACCAGAATGACGTAAAAGCAAATTTTATTGTTGATTATGCTCACAGTCCAGACTCCATCAACTATTGTTTACAAACAGCCAAGGAATTAACAAAAGGAAAAGTCGTTCATATATTTGGTTTCCGTGGTCAACGTGACCGCAAAAAACGTTTGCCAATGTTAGAGGCATCAGTTGAATTTAGTGATGAAGTTATCATTACATTAGATGATTTAAATGGCGAGAGTTTAGAAGGGATGTCAAGAGATATTTACGACCTGATTGAGAGAGTGGGAAAAGGAAAATGTAAAGTAATCTTAGATCGGACAGAAGCGATAAAGTATGCATGGGATACAAGTGAAAAGGAAGATACGGTATTAGTAACCGGTAAAGGACCAGAGTGCTATCAACACCCTTTTTTATTGCCAAGTAGATCAGACCGTGAAACAATTGAATACATTAAGATGTTGCATTTAAGCAATAAAATCTTAGATTAGTGTGAAATAGACTAAGCTAAGATTTTTTTGCTTTTGGATGTGTTTTGTCAAAAGCATTTAATAAACGATCAAGTTCTTGGCTACATCTAACAGTAACTGCTGCTGAAAAGCCGTGTTTTATTGCTTTTTTTGTCATTTCCTTACGCTTTTTTTCAATTTGAATTAGAAGGCTTGTAGGCATTAGAAATTCTCCCAAAATAAGGTTATAAATTAATTATCCTATAAATATACATTTTTGTATTGGAAGTTTGTGACTAATATGTGAACGAAATAAATAAAAATGAGGTGTCCCCTTTATATTGGGGACACCATCTTATTTATATATCAAAGTTTTTAATTAAATCCTCTAAATCCTGTGTTAGAGAATTTAAATCAGATACCGCTTTAGCAATTTCTTCGATAGAAGCATACGTTTCCTGGGTTAAAGAGTTTGCTTGATCGACGCTTGCAGCAGACTGCTCTGAGATTTTAGTTGTTTCATTGATAGAAGCCTTGACCTGATTTGTACTAGCTGAAAGCTGTTCTGCGATCGCTGAAACTTCTTGCATTTCTGAGGTAACTGCCTCAATCTCTTTTAGGATTTTCTCAAAGGAGGCTTTTGCTACCTCAACCACTGTTTTGCCTTCTTCTACCTCTGTTTGTGTTCGAGACATTTTCGTAATTGAATTTTGTGAATCCTGCTGTATGCTTTGAATTAGACCAGTAATCTCTTCCGCGGACCCTTTAGATTCTTCAGCTAGCTTTCTTACTTCACTTGCTACTACTGAAAAGCCTTTCCCGTGTTCGCCAGCTCTAGCTGCTTCAATACTAGCGTTTAAAGCTAATAGATTTGTTTGTTCTGCGATGCCATTGATTACATTAACGATATCGCCAATTTGATTTGAACGCTTATCTAATTCAGAGATGACGCCAGCTGTCTCATTAACCGAAGTGATGATGATATTCATTTTATTAATAACATTGTTAATAGCATCGGCACCACTTCTAGCTGATTTTTCTGTTTCATATGAAGAATCAGCAATTGTAGAAGTTGTTGCCGCGACTTTTTGGATACCAATACTCATTTCTTCAACAGCTCTCGCACCTTCTTCGGCACTTACTGTTAAGTTATCTGAACCACTAGAAACAACACTCATTACTCTTGCCATTTCTTCTGTTGCTCTATGTACTTGTTGAGAAGTAGCTTCAAGCTCAGCCGATGATGATGAAACTTGTTTACTTAGACCATTCATATTTTTAATAACAGCTTGAAGGTTCTTCACCATATAGTTGATCGTTTTGGATAATTGACCAATTTCGTCACGACGATTTTCATCTAATTCATTTATCAACAGATTTCCTTCGGCTACGCTACTTGTTACTCTAATAACTTCCGAGATTGGTTTGGTAATTAATCTAGTAATAATAAAAGTAAGGATAATAGCAAAAGTTAGCGCAGATCCTAGAATGACATATAAGGTTGTAATTGCTCTTTGAACATTAGTTTGCCCGTCCTGAATATTGACAATAATTCCTTGTCCAATTTCTTTGCCGATTTCATCAAAGTTATTAACTACAACTGTCGTATCGGATTTAATGCGATCAAAATCATTATTAATCGTTTGCAATTCAAGTAACAAAAAAGACATGCCCAATACAAATGTAAGAATTACCGCAGAGAACCCGACGATTAACTTGTACCTTATTTTTAAATTTTTCATGACTTCACCTCGTTGTATTTGTTGTACTTAGACATTTTATTACAAGAAACGACATATGTATACAGCGTTTGGGTAAAGAATGGGTGTTTTGAACTATAGCTTGAAGGGTGTAAATCGTTTTACGGTCCAAAACTAGTAGTTTACAGTCGGAAAATAAAATTTACAGTCCAAAATCAGTAGTTTATAATCCAAACTAAGCGTCTTATAGTCTGAGTCGAAGTTTATACCCTGTTGGGTATCAGTGACATAAACAAAAAATCATGCCCTTAATCAAGTGAAGAAGGGCATGAACAGGTTAAAGTTAAGAATTCTTAAAGCATAGAGATACCTTTCTATGTCTTTATTTTTATCTAATTACTGAATGATTACTATCTAGCAACCGTTGAATTGAAATTTTTAAATTTCGATTATATGGTACGTCTTTAAAAGTGCCATTGTAGGTGCGAGCACGTCTGCCAATTTTAAGATCGTAAAGATCAATAACATAACTACCTGAAGCTTTTCCATCAATTACAGTTCCCTCTATAATCATTTGGGCATCGAATTTATCCCCATTGAAAACCATACTTGTATGATCAGACTCAAAGTAACTAGCATTATCTAAAAAAGATGTAAAAATTGTATCAGCTACTAGCTCACGTGTCTGATGAATTCTGTAGAAATCTTCGTAAAAACGTTCTTCAGAGATGTGTTCTGAAATATTTAGCGTTACACGATCTACATAATAGTAACGTTCTATATATTCAAAAGTTACAATACTAACCGTTTTTGTTTGGCTATTCCAATCTACTTTTGCCCCTAATGCTTCACTTATAAAGCGAAGTGGCACTAACGTTCTCCCTTTTACTACTTGCGGGGTTACGTCTAATGTAAGTCTTTGTCCATTAACAGTAGCTGTTTTGCTACCGATTTTTAGAGTGATTTTTTTCGAACCACGGCTAGCTGTGATGGTTTGTGTTTTCGCATCCCAGTGGACAGTAGAGTCTAACTCTTCAAAAATTTTACGCATAGGTACCATTGTACGTCCAGCAATAGTAGTCGCCGGTTGGTCAAACTTAATAATTTCACCATCAATTTCAACCTTAATAGAGGTAGATGCTTCTCCAGTAGAGGGAATAGCTAAACTAGTAAAAAACAAAATAAAAACAAGGGTCATTCTAGATGCTAGTTTTGTGTACATATAAGTGCTCCTTTTGGATATAAAATATTTGTAACTTTTTAAATATAATTGGTCAATGTCAATTGTGATAGTGGTATTTACTGGTGTTTTGCTGAGAATGAGGAATGCCAAGTCTAACTTGCCAACCTTTTGTTGTAATTACCTAATTTATTGTCCAAACTGAAGCGTTTATTGTCCAGAATCACCAGTTTATTATCCAAACTGAGTTATATACGCCGGTAGGTTACCTCAGGAACAACCAAAAAAACACCCAACTCCTTAATAATAGAGTTGGGTATCTCAGTATCTTAATCTATACTAATAATCTTTAAGTTACTTCTAAAAAACTCAGTGTTCATCGGTTCAGCTTCTTCTTCCTCAATTTCAGCAGAAATTTGTGTAGTCTCTTTTTCTTGAAGTTGATTACTACTTTCGGTAGGTTCATTGCTTAAAAGAAATAAACCAGCAATTCCAAGTAGGAGGAATACACCTACAATACTCATAAAACTAATCATTATATTTTTTAACATAGGGTAATCACCTTACTTTACATTATGGTTAATCGTTTCTATTAGAGAACCTCTTTCGTAGGAAGAGAATGCGTCTATTTTAATCGTGTTTCCTCGCTTTAAGCCCGGTACAGCTAATTCGTGGACGTTATTACCTTGGTAGTGCATTTTCTTACCATCAACTCTGACAACAGCAACAAAGTTACTAGTTTTCACCGTCACGTTGGATACCATTGAATTCACATCTACTTTGACATTCGTTAGATGTACAGGCTTTTTCTCAGCCTGTTGTTGAGTTGTATTGGTTTGTTGGTTTGTAGCAGGTTTCGTCGATGGTTGACTTGTAGTCGGTTTACTACTCGAACTATTGTTGTTTGTAAATGGACTATTATTTGCCTGGTTGTTATTCGTTGTTTGGTTACTCTGTTGGCTCGTTGTTCCTTGCGATTTTGGGCTTGTGCTGTTTCGTACCTTTTCTTCTTTCACTTCTTCGATTACAAATGGCATTCTTACTCCAGGGGAGAGAACTTCATTAGTAATAGATGCTACATTTTCAATAAAAAGCTCGTATTCTAGCCCTGGAACGTACATTTGACTGGGATTTACAGAAATACTTTTTCCATCTGCTGAAAGACTAACCGTTACATCTAAATTGCGGTTAAATGAGTTTTTTACCAGGACAGTTGTTTCATTTACTGTGCTTGGATCTAATGCTTCATTAAACGTTATAGTCCAGACTTTGTATATGTCATTAGCCACCCTCTGTACAAGTACTTCATGGTTATTTTCTGCAAGTGAAGCAGGCATAGTAGAAAAGACGAAAATAAGTAAAATTAGAGCTTTTAAACTATTCTTCATTACGATCAATCCAACTTAAATTCTGCATCAATGTCTTCTAGTTTGTGTTCTACTAATAAATCAGTAAATACATTTCTACCAGCTAATAAATCATACAGTGAATACCTTTTACCAGCAGTCTTGTAAGTAAACTTTTGATTAATTCTAAAGATATCGCTACTTCCTTCTGGTACTTTAAAATTCATCACTTCAAGCATTTCATTGTTCTCACTGATTACTTCAATTCGCAAGTCGAAATTGTCATTTAACGTTGCATAACCGATTTCAAATTTCTTTTTGATCCCGTCAGTTTCAAATGGTCTATTAATCGTTCTACGGTTACCATTTACAAACACATTGATAAAGCTAACTTCTTCACCATTTGTTAAAATATCTACGTTCGTAATTGATACATCTGTTTCAGCAAGAGAGCTGCCTTTTTTATGGAGCACTTCAACTTGCTCGATATATTTTTTTGGAGCATTTACTGTAATCTCCCTTGTTGATTTAAAATCTAGGTAGTTTTCAGCAGCACTGTTTTCATTAAGTAAAAATTCTTTGAATTTAAATACAAATGTGTTGGCAAATACATTTGTTGGTAGCAATAAAGCTGTTGCAATTACAGTTGATAGTAGTAGTGTGATAATATGTTTTTTCTTCATGTTCAATTGTTCATCCTCTCATGCCTTATTGTAGTTTATCTCTTATATCGACATATTTTGCTATATTGTTAAGGGGTATTTAATAAATTAATAGAAAAGGCAAGCTATGAACATCACAGCTTGCCTATTTTTTAGTCTAAAGTAATTGTTCCTAGTGAGGAGGCTAGGCCATTAATAGTTGCATTAATACCGTCGGCAATTGATAACACAAATACTCGGTAAGTAATGTTACTCGTTATTAGATTACCTCTAACATCGGTGGTAGCAGCATCTAAAGTTACCACATGATTACCTCCAGTTTTATTTACTCTCGTAAAATATTCTTTAGGTACTAGATTGGCAGCAGCTAAGGTAAAGGTACTTGCCTCAGCCTCTGGGACAACCAATATGGCATAGTAAGCAATGCTAGCTTCATTTGTTGGTTTCGTAAAACCTATTCTCATATCTCGGCCATTGCCGTTGTTAGCAATATCTGATGCTGTAATGTTAGAAACGCTTCCAGCAAAAGGGTTCGATAAGGTTATGTTTAATGAAGGGTTTGATAATGCATTAGAAGATGCTGCATTAGATACACTCATCACATATACCTTGTATTCAATATCCGGCTTTATTAAGTCACCTTGAACATCTCGTGCGGTTGGACTTAATCGATGCACGATGTTACTACCTGTTTTTGCAACTGGTGTATAATTGCCAGCTGTTACTGCATTCGCTTGAGCTAAATTAAATGCTTGGTGCGATTTTACTACCATAATTCGATATTCGGCGATGGAAGCCTCATTTCCTACTCTTACGAACCGAACTTCTAGATCACTACCGTCTGCAGCGTTAGCTATATCGTGCGCTGTTACACTAATGACTGCTTGAGCACTTGAATTAACTCTTAAAGTAATAGCTGCTGAAGCTCCAGACAATGAGTTGTTCTTACTGTTACCTCCATTAGAGACAGAGAGAACATAAACACGGTATTCTACCCCTTCACGAATGAGTGCCCCAAATGCATCTCTCGTACTAGCCGTTAGTGTCCTTGATAGATTAGCTCCGGTTTTTGGAACAACCGTGTAATTAGATGGTGGGACATTATTGGCATCAGTTAATGAAAATCCACCTGCTTGAGCTGATTTTACAATCATAATCCGATATTCTGATAGAACAGATTCGTCAGTAATTCGATTAAATGTTACCTGTAAATCTCGTCCATCTCCATGGTCACTTATATCGTACGCTCGTATGCTTGTTGCTGACGCAGGTCTGAAATTATCCGTTAACGAGATCGTTTGTGAAGGCGACGAAAGCGAGTTTGTAAACCCGTTGGCAGGACCACCTACTGATAACACAAATAATCGATAATTTAGATTTGAACGTACCAAATTTCCGTTAACATCTCTAGTCGTTGATGCTAGAGTTACTGTACGATCCTGACCCGTTTTTGAAACAG encodes:
- a CDS encoding S8 family peptidase, whose protein sequence is MKSKLLGMFLGFILVFTMVFSTASVSANNGNGKGNGNGNGVEKLDYLIGFHEKADSDVVTIAGGEVHHEYEYMPVLHVTLPKKAAEALAKNPNIAYIEEDAPVEATAQTTPWGVSHIRATTVHSWGNYGSGVRVAVLDTGIASHTDLRISGGASFISSEPSYQDYNGHGTHVAGTIAALNNSYGVIGVAPSVNLYAVKVLDRNGSGSLSGIAKGIEWAVNNNMDIVNMSLGGSSGSTALQQAADNAYNRGVLLIAAAGNTGSNGIQFPARYNSVIAVGAVNSSNQRASFSTYGSQLELMAPGVNVQSTYLNNTYSSLNGTSMAAPHVAAVAALVKSEYPWASNVQIRQRLRDTATNLGSSTYFGYGLVDALRAAY
- a CDS encoding UDP-N-acetylmuramoyl-L-alanyl-D-glutamate--2,6-diaminopimelate ligase translates to MNHIPIHKLINEVNKLSYTGIQSNSKMVEAGNVFVAIDGTAVDGHLFIKDAISNGACAVIGEKPLTGASVPYFQVENSREAIGLLAASIYGNPSKKHQVIAITGTNGKTTTSHLIKHILNYVGESCSLIGTVEYEINGQKIKSSHTTPDALQLQKLLFESNDRYVVMEASSHGLDQHRLAGTGVDYALFTNLSHDHLDYHGNMTNYFHAKTQLFGLLNVHGEAIIGNYTSWGKKLTKLLKQQKHVFSVGEMGLDDVQLLSIHGLEVLVKDGPNHLTLSIPLPGLHNIWNTLQAYLLAKRLGIPAEDIVKAIQTFPGVAGRFEQYQNDVKANFIVDYAHSPDSINYCLQTAKELTKGKVVHIFGFRGQRDRKKRLPMLEASVEFSDEVIITLDDLNGESLEGMSRDIYDLIERVGKGKCKVILDRTEAIKYAWDTSEKEDTVLVTGKGPECYQHPFLLPSRSDRETIEYIKMLHLSNKILD
- a CDS encoding Ig-like domain-containing protein, translating into MKNSLKALILLIFVFSTMPASLAENNHEVLVQRVANDIYKVWTITFNEALDPSTVNETTVLVKNSFNRNLDVTVSLSADGKSISVNPSQMYVPGLEYELFIENVASITNEVLSPGVRMPFVIEEVKEEKVRNSTSPKSQGTTSQQSNQTTNNNQANNSPFTNNNSSSSKPTTSQPSTKPATNQQTNTTQQQAEKKPVHLTNVKVDVNSMVSNVTVKTSNFVAVVRVDGKKMHYQGNNVHELAVPGLKRGNTIKIDAFSSYERGSLIETINHNVK
- a CDS encoding helix-turn-helix domain-containing protein → MIGNTMKEMRINKGLSLTELAEIAGVEESCLRSVEENHILYPSFEFLYQISPVLGVSADTFIFEGAKHTYDTHWDSIIMKALDQGLSTDEYLTLLKFTRKQETNKLQRPISHKLNKTAKKII
- a CDS encoding methyl-accepting chemotaxis protein, which translates into the protein MKNLKIRYKLIVGFSAVILTFVLGMSFLLLELQTINNDFDRIKSDTTVVVNNFDEIGKEIGQGIIVNIQDGQTNVQRAITTLYVILGSALTFAIILTFIITRLITKPISEVIRVTSSVAEGNLLINELDENRRDEIGQLSKTINYMVKNLQAVIKNMNGLSKQVSSSSAELEATSQQVHRATEEMARVMSVVSSGSDNLTVSAEEGARAVEEMSIGIQKVAATTSTIADSSYETEKSARSGADAINNVINKMNIIITSVNETAGVISELDKRSNQIGDIVNVINGIAEQTNLLALNASIEAARAGEHGKGFSVVASEVRKLAEESKGSAEEITGLIQSIQQDSQNSITKMSRTQTEVEEGKTVVEVAKASFEKILKEIEAVTSEMQEVSAIAEQLSASTNQVKASINETTKISEQSAASVDQANSLTQETYASIEEIAKAVSDLNSLTQDLEDLIKNFDI
- a CDS encoding aspartyl-phosphate phosphatase Spo0E family protein, translating into MPTSLLIQIEKKRKEMTKKAIKHGFSAAVTVRCSQELDRLLNAFDKTHPKAKKS
- a CDS encoding helix-turn-helix domain-containing protein gives rise to the protein MKIELKTTIEYGKIIALNRLKQGMTQDELARGICSITYLSKLENGKLDQPNLETIDLLLGRLNITISALSDQQKVIKDKIGSIYDAINEKNLKLADREWLKLKESITNNEDPSLYVYYLLISYRYFLGKDDLGSAKNIRKEILLLSKTLTNAQLFYFHYFNGIYHCLDQKFLDGIESFREALTLQDTLPFEDHFLLYHTALAYSNIHNPALALQFALDVLHIFEKQLNYMRVVDCHIIIGINYTRVKQFERALEHYHNVLKVVSQLNQLDLIAMVYHNIGFLYSEKKESKQAINYYLKSIELKEENTPVYLNTVYFLAKELIKEKAFEQARNWISRSLALVKSPSSYSIKLKILEFSISKNSDEHKVYLEEEAIPYYKEKNDINNLYSCYELLGDLYSQEFKYKASSKYYKLALTVKNKK
- a CDS encoding copper amine oxidase N-terminal domain-containing protein, translated to MYTKLASRMTLVFILFFTSLAIPSTGEASTSIKVEIDGEIIKFDQPATTIAGRTMVPMRKIFEELDSTVHWDAKTQTITASRGSKKITLKIGSKTATVNGQRLTLDVTPQVVKGRTLVPLRFISEALGAKVDWNSQTKTVSIVTFEYIERYYYVDRVTLNISEHISEERFYEDFYRIHQTRELVADTIFTSFLDNASYFESDHTSMVFNGDKFDAQMIIEGTVIDGKASGSYVIDLYDLKIGRRARTYNGTFKDVPYNRNLKISIQRLLDSNHSVIR